A window of Pantoea agglomerans contains these coding sequences:
- a CDS encoding RcnB family protein, whose translation MKKTTLRVIATFIACSSLISTVSWADGPGDHHGQPWQQHDGDRHDDRDRGPHGHGPDRGPDRDRFAGNPHRDRHDDRDRDHFAWNGHDFRRGHPMPHEYRGPHYRVDDWRERRLPEPPRGEYWSYIDGNYVLIAAATGIITSLILGNAFN comes from the coding sequence ATGAAAAAAACAACATTACGCGTTATCGCGACTTTTATTGCATGCAGCTCACTGATTTCCACGGTTTCCTGGGCTGATGGCCCGGGCGACCACCACGGCCAGCCCTGGCAGCAGCATGACGGCGACCGTCACGACGATCGCGATCGTGGCCCGCACGGTCACGGCCCGGACCGCGGCCCGGACCGCGATCGCTTCGCCGGCAATCCGCACCGCGACCGCCATGACGATCGCGACCGGGATCATTTCGCCTGGAACGGACACGATTTCCGCCGTGGCCATCCGATGCCGCACGAGTATCGCGGCCCCCACTATCGGGTTGACGACTGGCGCGAGCGCCGCCTGCCAGAGCCGCCGCGCGGCGAGTACTGGTCCTACATTGACGGCAACTACGTACTGATTGCCGCCGCAACGGGCATTATCACCTCGCTGATCCTCGGCAACGCCTTTAACTAA
- a CDS encoding GNAT family N-acetyltransferase — translation MNIRQAQAKDSFALSALLAELGYGGTESFIDKRLAQLSSDPDEMLLVAEHGTQVLGFLSMHFIPQLALAGDFARISYFCIAEGERSKGVGQQLLQHAEAMAAQRGCDRMEVHCHASRLKANQFYLREGYEESPRYHIKGLN, via the coding sequence ATGAATATACGTCAGGCACAGGCGAAAGACAGCTTTGCGCTCAGCGCGCTGCTGGCCGAATTAGGCTACGGCGGCACCGAGAGTTTTATCGATAAACGCCTTGCCCAGCTCAGCAGCGATCCCGACGAGATGCTGCTGGTCGCCGAGCATGGCACGCAGGTGCTGGGATTCCTGTCGATGCACTTTATTCCCCAGCTGGCGCTGGCGGGTGACTTTGCGCGCATCAGCTACTTTTGCATCGCCGAAGGAGAGCGCAGCAAGGGCGTTGGCCAGCAGCTGTTGCAGCATGCTGAAGCGATGGCGGCGCAGCGCGGCTGTGACCGTATGGAAGTGCACTGCCACGCGTCGCGGCTGAAGGCGAATCAGTTTTACCTGCGCGAAGGCTATGAAGAGTCGCCGCGCTACCATATCAAAGGTCTGAACTAA
- a CDS encoding Cof-type HAD-IIB family hydrolase, whose protein sequence is MTAVKMVAVDMDGTFLDNQKQYDRPRFMRCYEEMKARGIKFVVASGNQYYQLKSFFPAVASEIAFVAENGAWVLDGEEELFCGAFSRPDVRAVLETLQKGSYPGLRYILCGRESAYYFNGVEEQWLVKMRHYCHRLKGIDSLEETGDDRLFKFALNLSDESVEPLMADIQRLHAGAVAATSSGHGSVDLIVPGHHKANGLNILAQRWGIGHQQVLAFGDGGNDLEMLKQSGFSFAMANAPQRVKEAARYAAPANNEAGVLQVIEQMLAGAPPFA, encoded by the coding sequence ATGACAGCGGTAAAAATGGTGGCGGTCGATATGGACGGCACCTTTCTCGATAACCAGAAGCAGTACGATCGTCCGCGCTTTATGCGCTGCTATGAAGAGATGAAAGCGCGCGGCATTAAGTTTGTCGTCGCCAGCGGCAATCAGTACTACCAGCTGAAATCTTTCTTTCCCGCTGTCGCCAGCGAAATCGCCTTTGTGGCGGAGAACGGCGCCTGGGTGCTGGATGGCGAAGAAGAGCTGTTCTGCGGCGCCTTTTCCCGTCCGGATGTGCGAGCGGTACTCGAGACGCTGCAAAAAGGCAGCTATCCGGGGCTGCGCTATATCCTGTGCGGACGGGAAAGCGCCTACTACTTTAACGGCGTGGAAGAGCAGTGGCTGGTGAAAATGCGCCACTACTGCCATCGGCTAAAGGGAATTGATTCGCTGGAGGAGACCGGCGACGATCGGCTGTTTAAGTTTGCGCTGAATCTCTCCGACGAGAGCGTTGAGCCGCTGATGGCGGATATTCAGCGGCTGCACGCGGGAGCGGTGGCGGCGACCTCAAGCGGCCACGGCTCGGTGGACCTTATCGTTCCGGGTCATCACAAGGCTAACGGACTCAATATTCTGGCGCAGCGCTGGGGCATCGGGCATCAGCAGGTGCTGGCGTTCGGCGACGGCGGTAACGATCTGGAGATGCTGAAACAGTCCGGCTTTAGCTTCGCCATGGCCAACGCGCCGCAGCGGGTTAAAGAGGCGGCGCGCTACGCCGCCCCTGCCAATAACGAGGCGGGCGTGCTGCAGGTGATTGAGCAGATGCTGGCGGGCGCGCCGCCGTTCGCCTGA
- a CDS encoding malate/lactate/ureidoglycolate dehydrogenase yields MSELYRIDAARLHAFVQAIWLHAGSEADEARLVADHLVAANLAGHDSHGVGMIPSYMRSFSQGHLQLNQHPVLEKDAGAVLTFHAHGGFGQVAAFEAMQQGIARAKQLGIAAVGLHHSHHIGRIGHWAEQCAAAGLVSFHFVNVMGDPMVAPFGGSDRRFGTNPFCAIFPRRDASPLLLDFATSGIAFGKTRVAWNKGVDVPPGYLIDHQGKPTEHPSVMHEAPWGSLLPFGLHKGYALATLCEILGGALSGGRTTHDETVLASHDAIYNCMTTIILNPDAFNAPAMQQEAEAFLAWVKRSPQSGSEPIQVPGEWEEANRARREREGIPLDANSWQQICQAATQAGMPDEELAAFRALAS; encoded by the coding sequence GTGAGTGAACTCTATCGTATCGATGCCGCGCGGCTACACGCGTTCGTACAGGCGATATGGCTGCACGCGGGCAGCGAAGCCGACGAGGCGCGCCTGGTGGCGGATCATCTGGTGGCGGCAAATCTGGCCGGACACGACTCCCACGGCGTTGGCATGATCCCCAGCTATATGCGCTCGTTCAGCCAGGGCCATCTGCAGCTTAATCAGCACCCGGTGCTGGAGAAGGACGCCGGCGCGGTGCTGACCTTTCACGCCCATGGCGGGTTCGGCCAGGTCGCCGCCTTTGAGGCGATGCAGCAGGGTATCGCGCGCGCTAAACAGCTGGGGATCGCCGCGGTCGGCCTGCACCACTCGCACCATATTGGTCGCATCGGCCACTGGGCGGAACAGTGCGCGGCGGCAGGCCTGGTCTCTTTTCATTTCGTCAACGTTATGGGCGACCCGATGGTAGCGCCGTTCGGCGGCAGCGACCGCCGCTTCGGCACTAACCCCTTCTGCGCCATTTTTCCGCGCCGTGACGCCAGCCCCCTTTTGCTCGATTTCGCCACCAGCGGCATCGCCTTTGGTAAAACGCGCGTCGCCTGGAATAAAGGCGTCGACGTGCCGCCCGGCTATCTGATCGACCATCAGGGCAAGCCCACCGAACACCCTTCCGTTATGCACGAGGCGCCCTGGGGCTCGCTGCTGCCGTTTGGCCTGCATAAGGGCTATGCGCTGGCGACCCTGTGCGAAATCCTTGGCGGCGCACTCTCCGGCGGGCGCACCACCCATGATGAAACGGTGCTCGCCAGCCATGATGCGATCTACAACTGCATGACCACCATTATCCTTAATCCGGACGCGTTCAACGCGCCGGCGATGCAGCAGGAAGCGGAGGCCTTTCTGGCGTGGGTGAAGCGCTCGCCGCAGAGCGGCAGCGAGCCGATTCAGGTACCGGGTGAATGGGAAGAGGCGAATCGCGCGCGGCGCGAGCGTGAGGGGATCCCGCTGGACGCTAACAGCTGGCAGCAAATCTGCCAGGCGGCGACGCAGGCGGGCATGCCTGACGAGGAGCTGGCCGCGTTTCGCGCGCTGGCCAGCTAG
- the cspE gene encoding transcription antiterminator/RNA stability regulator CspE: MSKIKGNVKWFNESKGFGFITPEDGSKDVFVHFSAIQSNGFKTLAEGQRVEFEITEGAKGPSAANVISL, translated from the coding sequence ATGTCCAAGATTAAAGGTAACGTTAAGTGGTTTAATGAATCCAAAGGATTCGGTTTCATTACTCCTGAAGATGGCAGCAAAGACGTGTTCGTTCACTTCTCTGCTATCCAGAGCAACGGCTTCAAAACTCTGGCTGAAGGTCAGCGCGTAGAGTTTGAAATCACCGAAGGCGCCAAAGGCCCATCTGCTGCTAACGTTATCAGCCTGTAA
- a CDS encoding EAL domain-containing protein, whose protein sequence is MTPHTLASTLSKKFILEPVMSQSGVAIGFELLTRYTSLAGKSRNPFMVIENMPQSEKRDLLYAQLSELSPIVALLEEHHLFVSVNIDRDMVTMLEADARLGWLFSTASVIRLEVSEAIDFQQDRDARDALQRLKARGIRFFLDDLGTGFANLEALYTGLFDAVKIDKRFFWEQKDKSIFPILMANIQRYCPQIIVEGVENKDDLAALEHIPLYGLQGYYFSALEIEDLPQYLG, encoded by the coding sequence ATGACTCCACACACCCTGGCCTCTACGCTGAGTAAAAAATTTATCCTTGAGCCGGTTATGTCGCAGAGCGGCGTTGCGATAGGCTTTGAACTGCTGACGCGCTATACCTCGCTGGCGGGCAAATCGCGCAATCCCTTTATGGTGATTGAGAATATGCCGCAGAGTGAGAAGCGCGACCTGCTCTATGCGCAGCTCAGCGAGCTGTCGCCGATCGTGGCGCTGCTTGAGGAGCACCACCTGTTTGTCAGCGTCAATATCGATCGCGATATGGTGACCATGCTGGAGGCGGATGCGCGGCTGGGCTGGCTCTTCAGCACCGCAAGCGTGATCCGGCTGGAGGTCTCCGAGGCGATCGATTTTCAGCAGGATCGCGACGCGCGCGACGCGCTGCAGCGGCTTAAGGCGCGCGGCATACGTTTCTTCCTTGACGACCTCGGCACCGGCTTCGCTAATCTGGAAGCGCTCTATACCGGTTTATTTGACGCGGTAAAAATCGACAAGCGCTTTTTCTGGGAACAGAAAGATAAATCGATTTTTCCGATATTGATGGCCAATATTCAGCGCTATTGTCCGCAGATAATTGTAGAAGGCGTCGAAAATAAAGACGATCTGGCGGCGCTGGAGCATATCCCGCTTTACGGCTTGCAGGGCTACTATTTTAGCGCCCTGGAGATAGAGGATTTGCCACAATATTTAGGCTGA
- a CDS encoding iron-containing alcohol dehydrogenase codes for MSENLIELYSNQRTLSGRGSINKLVPLLRADPQPTLLFCGRSFLNGPIYARLKSELNDLIIGYEIVTHEASPAEIDAWVTRWRGHVDRVVAIGGGSVLDGAKAFSAMMQHPLPTARYLEKVGDTPVQAVTLPLIAVPTTAGTGSEATQNAVVTDQHEIKVKASLRHPVFVPQVAILDADLLKGAPDKVLATCGIDAFTHLFEAYLSSKGNLFTRQLALTGLRQFVQAWPALNRDDAEGDAAREAMMLASWLGGVCLSSAGLGVIHGIAGELGAIKPWHHGEVCGRLLFPFLDLLAESEDDQQQRLMQDLQQQLFAVPEAQPARFLKNWLQQQAITPFWQEAETLSGEEAEWILARANSKNARVNYSQQAMRRMLTQAWHVTPAQG; via the coding sequence GTGAGTGAGAACCTGATCGAGCTGTACAGCAATCAACGAACCCTCTCTGGGCGCGGAAGCATCAATAAGCTGGTGCCGCTGCTGCGCGCCGATCCTCAGCCAACGCTGCTGTTCTGCGGCCGCTCCTTTCTTAACGGCCCGATCTATGCGCGTCTGAAAAGCGAATTAAACGATCTCATTATTGGTTATGAAATCGTGACGCATGAAGCGTCGCCGGCTGAGATTGACGCCTGGGTCACACGCTGGCGCGGTCATGTGGATCGGGTGGTGGCAATAGGCGGCGGCAGCGTGCTTGACGGCGCCAAAGCGTTCAGCGCCATGATGCAGCATCCGCTCCCTACCGCGCGCTATCTGGAAAAGGTCGGCGATACGCCGGTGCAGGCGGTGACGCTGCCGCTGATCGCCGTGCCGACCACCGCTGGCACCGGCAGCGAGGCGACGCAAAACGCCGTCGTGACCGATCAGCATGAGATCAAGGTCAAGGCTTCGCTGCGCCATCCGGTGTTTGTGCCGCAGGTGGCGATTCTGGATGCGGATTTGCTGAAAGGCGCGCCCGATAAGGTGCTGGCAACCTGCGGCATTGACGCCTTTACCCATCTGTTCGAGGCCTACCTCTCCAGCAAGGGCAACCTGTTTACCCGTCAGCTGGCGCTAACCGGGCTGCGCCAGTTTGTTCAGGCCTGGCCCGCGCTGAACCGCGACGATGCAGAGGGCGACGCAGCGCGCGAAGCGATGATGCTCGCCTCCTGGCTGGGAGGCGTTTGCCTCAGCAGCGCCGGTCTGGGCGTGATCCACGGCATCGCTGGCGAGCTGGGTGCCATCAAGCCCTGGCACCACGGCGAAGTGTGCGGTCGGCTGCTCTTTCCGTTTCTCGATCTGCTGGCGGAAAGCGAGGATGACCAGCAGCAGCGGCTGATGCAGGATTTGCAGCAGCAGCTGTTCGCCGTGCCGGAGGCACAGCCGGCGCGCTTTCTGAAAAACTGGCTGCAGCAGCAGGCCATTACGCCCTTCTGGCAGGAGGCGGAGACGCTGAGTGGCGAAGAGGCTGAGTGGATTCTGGCGCGCGCCAACAGCAAAAACGCGCGGGTGAACTACAGCCAGCAGGCGATGCGCAGGATGCTGACGCAGGCCTGGCACGTAACGCCAGCGCAGGGATAA
- a CDS encoding aminotransferase class I/II-fold pyridoxal phosphate-dependent enzyme, whose product MTQTVDIDWLSEQISDASVKGIALAASTLIREGKIAVGMQMPAVRELAEKLGVSPATVSAAWGQLKKHKVLAGKGRSGVWVSGNTVMPRPIRFEKIGNYGDNIRADLAMASPDPALLPDLQPALLAALQSPHLNSYHREAISPLLLSAITPRWPYAAEAFLATDGGFDAMNLVVQTLIAPGDRVVIEDPTATRLLDMLDNVGAEILPLACDDEGPLPEMLAALLQKSPAMVIYQPRTHSATGNSVSQARQAALAQTLAQSTTLIVEDDGLGDLSATPAWSLGTIFPDRTLHVRSFSKAYGPDLRLAVLSATAEMVRRIQAWRNFGVSWTSRILQDSVAWLLQDATTQERIAAARATYRQRRERMLTALAAHGLKLPMRDGLSICIPVASEQYAMITLAARGIAVLPGERCRLGPTQFIRVSIACLQATQLEMLASALAIAAGREARLSSDL is encoded by the coding sequence ATGACGCAAACGGTGGATATCGACTGGCTGAGCGAGCAGATAAGCGACGCCTCAGTAAAGGGCATCGCGCTGGCGGCCTCAACGCTGATCCGCGAGGGCAAAATTGCGGTGGGTATGCAGATGCCCGCGGTGCGCGAGCTGGCGGAGAAGCTGGGGGTCAGTCCGGCGACGGTGTCAGCAGCCTGGGGGCAGCTTAAAAAGCATAAGGTGCTGGCGGGCAAAGGGCGCAGCGGCGTCTGGGTATCAGGCAACACCGTGATGCCGCGCCCGATTCGCTTTGAGAAAATCGGCAACTACGGCGATAACATCCGCGCCGATCTGGCGATGGCCTCGCCCGATCCCGCGCTGCTGCCTGACCTGCAGCCTGCCCTGCTGGCCGCGCTGCAGTCACCGCACCTCAACAGCTATCACCGCGAGGCGATTTCACCGCTGCTGCTGTCGGCCATCACGCCGCGCTGGCCCTACGCGGCCGAAGCCTTTCTGGCGACGGATGGCGGCTTCGACGCGATGAATCTGGTGGTGCAGACGCTGATAGCGCCGGGCGATCGCGTGGTGATTGAAGATCCCACCGCAACGCGACTGCTCGATATGCTCGATAACGTCGGCGCGGAGATCCTGCCGTTAGCCTGCGACGATGAGGGGCCGCTGCCGGAGATGCTCGCCGCGCTGCTGCAGAAGTCGCCAGCGATGGTGATCTACCAGCCGCGCACCCATTCCGCGACCGGCAACAGCGTCAGCCAGGCGCGTCAGGCCGCACTGGCGCAGACGCTGGCGCAAAGCACGACCCTGATCGTTGAAGATGACGGTCTGGGCGATCTCTCCGCCACCCCCGCCTGGAGCCTCGGCACGATTTTTCCTGACCGCACCCTCCACGTGCGCTCGTTTTCCAAAGCCTACGGCCCCGATCTGCGGCTGGCCGTTCTGTCCGCCACTGCGGAAATGGTGAGGCGCATTCAGGCCTGGCGCAACTTTGGCGTCAGCTGGACCAGCCGGATTTTGCAGGACAGCGTCGCCTGGCTGCTGCAGGATGCCACGACCCAGGAGAGGATCGCCGCCGCGCGCGCGACCTACCGCCAGCGGCGCGAGCGCATGCTGACGGCGCTGGCGGCGCACGGGCTGAAGCTGCCGATGCGCGACGGACTCAGCATCTGCATACCGGTGGCGTCCGAGCAATATGCGATGATCACCCTGGCGGCGCGCGGCATCGCCGTGCTGCCCGGCGAACGCTGCCGGCTGGGGCCGACGCAGTTTATCCGCGTCAGCATCGCCTGTTTGCAGGCGACGCAGCTGGAGATGCTGGCCAGCGCGCTGGCCATCGCCGCCGGACGCGAGGCGCGGCTTAGTTCAGACCTTTGA
- a CDS encoding ECs_2282 family putative zinc-binding protein has protein sequence MVMKIRCTTCGSAKFTFTHDPSADPALHGARCASCNKGLTVQDLLPNTLVDPIARCLVAQTSKKARSKGT, from the coding sequence ATGGTAATGAAAATTCGCTGCACCACCTGCGGCAGTGCGAAGTTTACTTTTACCCACGATCCTTCAGCAGATCCGGCGCTTCACGGCGCGCGCTGCGCCAGCTGCAACAAGGGCCTGACCGTGCAGGATCTGTTGCCGAATACGCTTGTCGATCCTATTGCGCGCTGTCTGGTGGCGCAGACGTCAAAGAAAGCGAGAAGCAAGGGCACCTGA
- the gntT gene encoding gluconate transporter: MPLLIVAIGVALLLLLMIRFKLNGFIALILVALVVGMMQGMPVNKVILSIKNGVGGTLGSLALIMGFGAMLGKLLADCGGAQRIATTLIEKFGKQYIQWALVLTGFTVGFALFYEVGFVLMLPLVFSIAASARVPLLYVGVPMAAALSVTHGFLPPHPGPTAIATLFNADMGKTLLWGTLLGIPTVILAGPVYARFLKSIDKPIPEGLYNPKTFSEEEMPGFGVSVWTALVPVVLMALRALAEMVLPKGHALLPYAEFFGDPVMATLIAVLIAIFTFGLNRGRSMDEVMGTITDSIKIIAMMLLIIGGGGAFKQVLVDSGVDKYIAAMMQESNVSPIFMAWSIAAVLRIALGSATVAAITAGGIVAPLIASSGASPELMVIAVGSGSVIFSHVNDPGFWLFKEYFNLTIGETIRSWSALETIISVCGLVGCMLLSMVI; the protein is encoded by the coding sequence ATGCCCTTACTTATTGTGGCGATCGGCGTGGCGTTACTGCTGCTGCTGATGATTCGCTTCAAACTCAATGGATTCATCGCGCTGATTCTGGTGGCGCTGGTGGTCGGCATGATGCAGGGCATGCCGGTCAATAAAGTGATTCTTTCTATCAAAAATGGCGTCGGCGGCACGCTCGGCAGCCTGGCGCTGATCATGGGCTTCGGCGCCATGCTCGGCAAACTGCTGGCCGACTGCGGCGGCGCGCAGCGTATCGCCACCACGCTGATTGAGAAATTCGGCAAGCAGTATATTCAGTGGGCGCTGGTGCTGACCGGTTTTACCGTTGGCTTCGCGCTTTTTTATGAAGTCGGCTTTGTGCTGATGCTGCCGCTGGTGTTCAGCATCGCCGCCTCGGCGCGCGTGCCGCTGCTCTACGTCGGCGTGCCGATGGCGGCCGCGCTGTCGGTGACGCACGGCTTTTTGCCGCCACATCCTGGCCCGACGGCGATCGCCACGCTGTTTAACGCCGATATGGGCAAAACCCTGCTGTGGGGCACGCTGCTCGGCATCCCGACGGTGATCCTCGCCGGCCCGGTTTACGCCCGTTTCCTGAAAAGCATCGATAAACCGATTCCGGAAGGGCTCTACAACCCGAAAACCTTTAGCGAAGAAGAGATGCCGGGCTTTGGCGTCAGCGTCTGGACCGCGCTGGTGCCGGTGGTGCTGATGGCGCTGCGCGCGCTGGCGGAAATGGTGCTGCCGAAAGGGCATGCGCTGCTGCCCTACGCGGAGTTCTTCGGCGACCCGGTGATGGCGACGCTGATTGCGGTGCTGATCGCTATCTTCACCTTCGGCCTCAATCGCGGGCGCAGTATGGATGAGGTAATGGGCACCATTACCGACTCAATTAAAATCATCGCCATGATGCTGCTGATTATCGGCGGCGGCGGGGCGTTCAAGCAGGTGCTGGTGGACAGCGGCGTCGATAAATATATCGCCGCCATGATGCAGGAGAGCAACGTTTCGCCAATCTTTATGGCCTGGTCAATTGCCGCCGTGCTGCGTATTGCGCTTGGCTCCGCGACCGTCGCGGCGATTACCGCCGGCGGCATCGTCGCGCCGCTGATCGCCAGCAGCGGTGCCAGCCCGGAGCTGATGGTGATTGCGGTCGGCTCAGGCAGCGTTATCTTCTCTCACGTTAACGATCCTGGCTTCTGGCTGTTCAAGGAGTATTTCAACCTGACGATTGGCGAGACCATTCGCTCCTGGTCAGCGCTGGAAACCATTATTTCGGTGTGCGGTCTGGTGGGCTGTATGCTGCTGTCGATGGTGATTTAA
- the pagP gene encoding lipid IV(A) palmitoyltransferase PagP codes for MSFPLTQSVENGWHSFSNNVQQTWAQPQNSDFYLPAITWHNRWTYDDEHISRYNERPWGAGGGISRYDEKGNWHGLYLMTFKDSFNKWEPFAGYGWEATWHPVDGSDFHLGAGYTAGVTTRDNWRYIPVPALLPLASTGLGPLNFQMTYVPGTYNNGNVYFAWLRLQF; via the coding sequence GTGAGCTTCCCCCTTACGCAATCTGTCGAGAACGGCTGGCACAGCTTCAGCAATAACGTGCAGCAGACCTGGGCGCAGCCGCAAAACAGCGATTTTTATCTGCCCGCCATCACCTGGCATAACCGCTGGACCTACGACGACGAACATATCAGTCGCTATAACGAGCGCCCCTGGGGGGCAGGGGGCGGCATTTCGCGCTATGACGAAAAGGGCAACTGGCACGGTCTCTACCTGATGACTTTTAAAGACTCCTTTAACAAGTGGGAGCCGTTCGCTGGCTACGGCTGGGAGGCGACCTGGCATCCCGTTGACGGTAGCGATTTTCATCTCGGCGCGGGCTATACCGCCGGCGTGACGACGCGCGATAACTGGCGCTATATTCCCGTTCCGGCGCTGCTGCCGCTGGCGTCGACAGGATTGGGTCCGCTGAATTTTCAGATGACTTATGTTCCAGGCACTTACAATAACGGTAACGTCTATTTTGCCTGGCTGCGGCTGCAGTTTTAG
- a CDS encoding ABC transporter substrate-binding protein produces the protein MKKGVLLAGLLTSAACGATTYPLQITDLDGNAIRLDHEPQHLILQDGRDVLALALLDRDNPFKRVVAWNNLPKKQDTQTWDLLKQRWPQASSIVDMGFNDQGQVNLESVLAQKPDLMIAQLRAKSALQQSGVLDTLKGLNIPVLFIDYELHPKENTARSVALLGKVLNREQEAADYTAFYQQRLQQLDAAIARVPQKPTVFIEPIAGNSDNCCFTHGHNGWGGLVEAVGGKNIGSALLPGNAGFVSLEKIIAMKPDVYIMTGSKRPNQSVLPFGYNTTPQQISATFSGLLNRSGLKQIAPVENGRVYGVYHHFYNHPYNIIGMEILAKDLYPQPFAQLDPTADYHYIVTHFTRLPDAPITLSAP, from the coding sequence ATGAAAAAGGGCGTTCTGCTGGCAGGGCTGCTGACATCGGCGGCGTGCGGCGCCACCACCTATCCGCTGCAGATCACCGATCTCGACGGCAACGCCATTCGGCTCGACCATGAGCCGCAGCATCTGATCCTGCAGGATGGCCGCGACGTGCTGGCGCTGGCGCTGCTTGACCGCGACAACCCCTTTAAGCGCGTGGTGGCGTGGAATAACCTGCCGAAAAAGCAGGATACCCAGACCTGGGATCTGCTGAAGCAGCGCTGGCCGCAGGCGAGCAGCATCGTCGATATGGGCTTTAACGATCAGGGACAGGTTAACCTCGAAAGCGTGCTGGCGCAGAAGCCGGACCTGATGATCGCCCAGCTGCGGGCGAAATCGGCGCTGCAGCAGTCGGGCGTGCTGGATACGCTGAAAGGGCTTAATATTCCGGTGCTGTTTATCGACTATGAGCTGCACCCGAAAGAGAACACCGCGCGCAGCGTGGCGCTGCTCGGCAAGGTGCTCAACCGCGAGCAAGAGGCGGCGGACTATACCGCCTTTTATCAGCAGCGCTTACAGCAGCTCGATGCGGCTATCGCCCGGGTGCCGCAGAAGCCGACGGTGTTTATCGAGCCGATTGCCGGCAACAGCGACAACTGCTGTTTCACCCACGGCCATAACGGCTGGGGCGGGCTGGTGGAGGCGGTCGGCGGTAAGAATATCGGCTCCGCGCTGCTGCCGGGCAACGCTGGCTTCGTCTCGCTGGAGAAGATTATCGCCATGAAGCCGGATGTCTATATTATGACCGGCTCGAAGCGCCCTAATCAGAGCGTGCTGCCGTTTGGCTATAACACCACGCCGCAGCAGATCTCAGCCACCTTTAGTGGTTTGCTGAACCGCAGCGGGTTGAAGCAAATTGCGCCCGTCGAGAACGGCCGCGTCTATGGGGTTTATCACCACTTCTATAATCACCCCTACAACATTATCGGCATGGAGATTCTGGCGAAAGATCTCTATCCGCAGCCGTTTGCGCAGCTCGATCCCACCGCGGATTACCACTACATCGTGACCCACTTTACCCGTCTGCCGGATGCGCCCATCACCCTCAGCGCACCCTGA